One genomic segment of Sminthopsis crassicaudata isolate SCR6 chromosome 2, ASM4859323v1, whole genome shotgun sequence includes these proteins:
- the DYNC2LI1 gene encoding LOW QUALITY PROTEIN: cytoplasmic dynein 2 light intermediate chain 1 (The sequence of the model RefSeq protein was modified relative to this genomic sequence to represent the inferred CDS: deleted 1 base in 1 codon) yields the protein MFPRNPRTTFPMKPLFAAPLSERRRCHGNQEVHPFQVPLLNSGFRSSAFGEAEMPSDTLWEIAKAEVEKKEISENGGDGIEVCEKSVFFIGSKNGGKTTIILRCLDRDEPPKPTLALEYTYGRRAKGHNTPKDIAHFWELGGGTSLLDLITIPITNETLRTFSLVLVLDLSKPNDLWPTMESLLQVTKTHVDKLIVKLGKTNAKAASEMRQKMWSNMQKDHPDRELIDPFPIPLVIIGSKYDIFQDFDSEKRKIICKTLRFVSHYYGASLMFASKSEALLLKIRGVINQLAFGIDKSKSISVDQNKPLFIPAGLDSLSQIGSPPLSENELGQLHAQSPMDLWKKVYEKVFPPKSASTSKETRDPARDPQYAESEVDEMRAQKDQELEQYKKNSSKSWKQIEFDS from the exons ATGTTCCCGAGAAACCCAAGAACTACATTTCCCATGAAGCCGCTCTTCGCCGCGCCG TTGTCCGAGCGGCGTCGCTGCCATGGCAACCAGGAAGTCCATCCCTTCCAGGTCCCCCTGCTTAACTCGGGGTTTCGCTCCAGCGCCTTTGGGGAGGCCGAGATGCCCAG TGATACACTTTGGGAGATTGCAAAAGCTgaagtagagaagaaagaaatttctgaAAATGGTGGAGATGGAATAGAAGTCTGTGAAAAATCCGTGTTCTTCATTGGCAGCAAAAATGGG ggCAAGACTACTATTATTCTAAGATGTCTTGACAG AGATGAGCCACCAAAACCAACCTTAGCTTTGGAGTATACTTATGGAAGAAGAGCAAAGGGACATAACACA ccTAAAGACATTGCTCATTTTTGGGAACTGGGTGGAGGAACCTCTTTGTTGGACTTAATCACCATCCCAATAACAAATGAGACTTTGAG GACATTTTCCTTAGTACTCGTTTTGGATCTTTCAAAACCCAATGACCTTTGGCCAACCATGGAAAGTCTGTTGCAAGTCACAAAAACCCATGTAGATAAACTCATAGTGAAATTGGGCAAGACCAATGCTAAAGCAGCTTCTGAAATGAGGCAGAAGATGTGGAGTAATATGCAGAAGGACCATCCA GATCGTGAATTAATTGATCCATTTCCAATTCCTCTGGTGATAATTGGAAGCAAATATGATATTTTTCAG GATTTtgattctgagaagagaaaaataatctgcAAGACACTTCGGTTTGTTTCCCATTATTATGGAGCTTCATTGATG TTTGCCAGTAAATCAGAAGCTCTCCTACTGAAAATACGTGGAGTtatcaatcaattagcatttgGCATTGACAAAAG CAAATCAATATCTGTGGACCAGAATAAACCACTGTTTATCCCAGCAGGATTGGATTCTTTAAGTCAAATAG GGTCTCCTCCTCTCTCTGAGAATGAGCTTGGACAGCTTCATGCACAATCACCAATGGATTTATGgaaaaaagtatatgaaaaagtCTTTCCACCAAAG AGTGCCAGTACATCCAAAGAGACCAGAGATCCCGCCCGAGACCCCCAATATGcagaaagtgaagttgatgaGATGCGAGCCCAGAAAGACCAG GAACTGGAACAGTATAAGAAAAATTCTTCTAAATCCTGGAAACAAATCGAGTTTGATTCCTGA